The window GGCCCGGGTCGAAGAAGCCACGGGGCGGCCGGTCATCGACACGCTCGCCGCGACGGCCTGGCGCACGCTCCGGCTCGCGGGCCTCCGCCGCCCGATTGGGGGATTCGGACAACTTCTCGCCCGCCTCTAAGGCCCGCCGGACGGCAGGTCGGCCCTCGGCGGTCTACCCGCCGATCTGTCGGGTCAGCTCCTGGATCATCTGCGCGGCGAGCGGCAGGAGCCTCGCGGGGACGCCGCTGTCTCGGGCGAAGTCGAGGGCGAGGCCGGTGTCCTTGACCAGGATGTCCAACGTCGCCTTCCCGGTCTGGTCGCTCTCGATCCAGGTCCGAGCCGTCGACCAGTGCTCGACGACCCAGGTGGTGCCCGTGCAGGTCTTGAGCACCTCCCAAAGCCGCTCGATCGGCACCCCCGTGGTCTCGGCCATCGCCGCGACCTCGCGCGCCGCGAGAAAGCTCACCGTCAGCAACACCTGATTCGCCATCTTGACCGCGGTGCCGGCGCCGACGTCGCCGACGTGCTCGATCTGTGAGCCCATCGCCTCAAGTACCGGCAGCGCCGGCGCCAGGTCCTTGGGGGCCGCGCCGACGATGATCGTCAGCGTCCCGTCCTCCGCCCGGGCCCGACCGCCGCTGACCGGAGCGTCAAGGAACGGGAACTCGCGTTCCCGCGCGGCGGTTCCGAGCCGACGCATCGGCCCGACGCCGATGGTGCTCATGACGATGACGGTGGCCCCCGGCTTCGCCTGCGCCAGGACCCCGTCCTCCCCGAGCACCACCTGCTCGGCTTGGGCGGGCGTGCGCACCATGACCACGACCGCGTCCGCCAGGCGTGCCGCCTCGGCCGCGGTCGTGGCGGCGTGACCCCCGGCCTGGGCCAGCGCGCGGCAGGGATCTCCACGCAGGTCGAACCCGACGGCTTCAAACCCGCGGCGGACGAGGTTCTTGGCCATGGGGAGGCCCATCTCCCCCAGCCCGATCATTCCCACTCGCTTCATTGGCGCTCTCCCCGCTGGTGCATGTAGACGACGCGCCCGCGGCTCAGGACGAGCCGCACCCGGGCCATCGCCCCGATCTCGCTGAGCGGATCTCCCTCCACGCCGATCACATCGGCGACCTTCCCCGGGGCCAGCACCCCCAGCGTCTCACCAAGCCCGAGCGCCGTGGCCGGCCACACCGTGGCCGCGCGGATTGCGCGGATCGGACTTTCGCCAAGCGAAACCACCCAGGCGAGCTCATCGGCCAAACATCCGTGCACGGCGTCCGTTCCCAAGACGTACCGGAGCCCCCGAGCGATGACCCGGCGGGCGGTGGCGCAGGCCGCCTCGCCGAGGGCACGCAGCCGGGCGAGCTCGGCGGGGTCCGTGCCGAACGCGTGCCCGTGGGGACCGCAGAGCACGCCGAGGGTCAGCGTCAGCAGGACGTCGTGGCGGCCGATCAGATCCAGATCGTCCTCCGTGAGGAACCACCCGTGCTCGATGACGTCGAGGCCCCCGCCCAGCGCGGCGGCAACGCCCGCTCCTCCCACCAGGTGGGCGGCAACCGGCCGGCCGGCGGCGTGCGCCGGCCGCACCGCCGCCGCCACCTCAGCCTCGCCATAGTAGCAGGTGGTCGGCTCAACGGCCGGATCGCCCGCGCCGTCCGACACGAAGAGTTTCACGAAGTCCACCCCCTCCGCGATGTTCGACGCGGCCGCCCGGGCGATCTCGGCGGGATCGTCGGTGAAGACCGAGGCCACCGCCCCGCCCCGACTGCGGGGCGATCGAATCGCTCGCCCGGCCGCCCGCAGGCGCGGGGCGACGATGCGCCCATCCTCAGCTTCCCGGCGCAGCACGAGATCCACGCCGTGCCGATCCCCGCACAGCCGAAGGGTCGTCACCCCCGCGCGGAGATCCTCTTGGATCCGGGCGATCCCCGCGGCCAAGGACTCGGCCGGGGGAACCTGGACCTGAGCTCCCAAATCGCCCCACCGGGTATCGATGCCGACGTGGGAGTGAAAATCGATCAGGCCGGGCAGGAGTGTGCATCCGGGCAGCGAGAGCGTGACGTCGGGCGAGCGGGTCGATCCCCGAAGTTGGCCGGCGGCAGGCGGCGGTAGGCTCCCACCGATCCCGGCGATGCGCTCGCCCTCGACCACCAGCCTCCCGGGACGGCGTGGGTCCTCTCCCACGCCGTCGATCATCTGGTCCGCCTCGATCCGGATCACCGGGAGCCGATCACTTCACCGCGGCGCTCGTAATCCCGGAGATGAACTGGTCGAGGAAGAGGCTGTAGAGGATGGCGACCGGAATCCCCACGAGCAGGGCGCCCGCCATGAGCGAGCCCCAGAAGTAGACGTCGCCCCGGATCAGGTCGGTGGCGACCCCGAGCGGAACCGGCTTCTGATCGCCCACGGACACGAACACCAGCGCGTAAAGGAAATCCTGCATCGTCAGGGTGAACGCGAAGATCACCGCGGTGAGAATGCCCGGCCAGCTCACGGGTATCACGGTCCGGATCAGGGCAGCAAAACGCCCGCACCCGTCCACCAAGGCCGCCTCCTCGATCTCGGGCGGAACCGTTTTGAAGAACCCGCTGAGCAGCCAGGTGCAGAACGGGATCGTGAAGGTGGGGTACACGAGCACGAGCGCCCATTTGGTATCGATGAGGTGCGTGATCCCTACGATCCGGGCGAGCGGGATGAACAGCAGGATGGGGGGGACCAGGTACCCAAGGAAGATCGCGATCCCCATGTTCTCCGCGCCGGGCAGGCCCACGCGTGCCAGGGCGTACCCGGCCGGAATCCCCGTCAGGAGGGTGATCGCCGACACCCAGAAGGCGATCTGCGCCGTGTTGGACACCCAATAGCCGTACTGGGTGTGCTGAAACAGATACGTGAAGTGCTGGAACGTCGGAGGTTGAATGAACCAGAACGGCGAGGCCGCGGGGTTCACGAGGTCGGCATCGGTTTTGAAGGCCGTGACGCCCATCCAAACCACCGGGAACAACGCGATCACGACGAACGGCAGCAGGCCGGCGTAGACGAGGATGTGCTTGCGGATCTCCCGCGTCTCCGCCCGCCGCGCTCCCGCCGTCGGGAGCGCCGGGCTGGATCGAAGGGTTTCCAAGCCGCTCACAGGGCCTCCCGCCTCCGCAGCGTCCGGAGCAGGAAGTAGACGATGGGAAGCAGGATCGGGAACAAGATCAGCGAGATCGCCGCGCCCCGCCCCAGCGCCCCGGCCTGGATACCGATCTCAAACGCGCGCGTCGGCAGGATCTCCGTCGAGTTCATCGGCCCTCCCATCGTCAACAGATAGACGATGCTGAGATCCGACAGCGTGAACACGGTGTCGAACAGCAGTCCCACAAAGAGGATCGGCGCGATAATCGGCACAATGATGTAGTGCCAGCGCAGGAAGAAGTTTGCCCCGTCCACCTTCGCCGAATCGAGGAGCTCCAGCGGGACCGAGGACATCCCCGCCATCAGCACGATCGCGCCGAAGGGAAATCCGCGCCACACGTTGACCGAGATCACCGCCGCCATCGCCAGCCCGGGTTCCCCCAGCCAGTTCGGCCACCCGCTCATCAGGTGGAGGTGGTTCGCGACCCAGTTCAGCGTGCTGAACTGGGGATCGAACGCCCATTTCCAGGCGAGCGCGGTGATGACGACGGGAAGCGTCCACGGGAGCACAACCAGCGACCGGATCAACCGCCTGCCGCGGACGTCCTGGATGAGCAGGAAGCCGAGCATTCCGCCGAGCAGGGCCTTCGCGATTCCGGCGATCACCGTGAACATCACCGTGTTGCGGAGGGCCTGGCGGACCGAGCTGTCCTGAAAGATCGCGACGAAGTTCTGGAACCCAACGAACCGGGCAATCTGGTTGCCGACGGACGCGTCGCTGAGGCTGAGGTACAGGGAGAAGAAGAACGGGGCGCCCACCAGCACGGCCATGTAGATGACGGCCGGAGCCAGCAGGGAATAGCCAAAGATGAGGCGCTGGCGAGTAAACGATCCCCGCCTGGCGTGCGCTCGGGTCCCCACAGCCAGCTCGACGTTCGCCACCCGGCTCCCGCCTCACCCCATCATGGGAACGCGCCCGGCGGACTCGCTGCTCCTGACCTGCGGAGTCCGCCGGGCGCCAGATCTCAACTTACTTGTACTTGGCGTAGATACCCTTGATCTGTCCCAACCCCCAACTGATCGAGCTCTCCAAGCTCTCCCCGTGACAGTATCTCGCCAACATATCGGGGACGACGAACGTGGAGAGGACCTCCGAGGCCGGAGCCGTGGCCGGTCCCGGGTACCCAAAAACCAGCGCAACCTTGTCCCAATCCTGAATCAGCGCGAGCTTTGAGGGATATCGGTCAAGGCCCGGCATCGGCTTCTTGTACCATGCCTTCAGGTACGGCATGTTATACCCTTTGCTCGCCACGAGCGAGAACTTCACATCGCCGCCGTACTCCTCGAGGAAGGCCTTCGCCCCCGCCTGGTTCTTCGAGAAGTTCCAGATCCCGAGGATCGTCGGGTCAACGACCGCGGCACTCCGCACCGACCCTTTCGGCTCGTCGCCGGGAACGCCCGCGTTGACCGAGGCGAACAGCTTGGGGTTACTCTCCTCAATGGAGAAGAGCGACGAGAGGGCGTCGTGGATGTAGATGGCAACCCCCGAGTCCAGGTACCGGTTGTCCGAGACGTTGTCCCAGGAGAAGACTTCACTGGTCATCCCTTCCGACCAGAGGGCCTTGCTGAAGTCCATGGCTTCCCGAAGCGCCTTCGAGTCCCAGGCCAGCTCCTTCCCAGACGGATCGGTCTCGTGCACCCCGAAGGCGTAGAACACGGCCCGCCAGTTATGGTTCGAGTCGTTGCAGTGGGAGATGGCGAAGCCGGCGGGGTGGCCATTCTTCTTCCCGACCGTCGCCGCCTTTCGAAGGTTTTCCCAGGTCGACGGGAGCGGGAGACTATATTGCTGCCACAGGTCCCCCCGCCACATCATCGGCTGCGGGATGTAGAACTCGGGAACCGCGTACCATTGACCGCCGACCACCGAGACGTTTTGGGCCATCGGCAGCCAACCGCCGGCGGCCTTCCCCAGTTTGTCGCAGATGTCGGTGACATCCACCATGTGCTTGTAGTAGAGGGTGGTCTGGATCTGCCCGTTCATCTGGAAGATGTCGTGCCCGGCCCCCGCGGCGAGCTCCGCCGCGATGCGCGCGGGAAGATCGTCGATGCTGATGTGGTCGACCCGCACATCGACCCCGTTGGTCTTGCCCCAATCGACGGCGTACTTATCGAACGCGGTGTCGTACGCGGGGACGAAATGGCTCCAGGTCAGGATGCGAAGCGTTGTCCCTTTGATCTGCGCAGGGGCGACCCCCGTCTCCCACGGCGCCAGCCGCAGTAGGGCTCCCCCGGCCACCCCAGCCCCCGCCGCGGTCAAGAACTGTCTTCGGTTGAGCTTGCTGCGCGAGCGCGATCCGAAAGCGCCACTCATTCTCAGCTCCCTCCCCCTGGCCCCCTCGCGGGCGGCCTACGTTCTCACACGCACACGCTGGTTCTTCGCTGAATGTACGTAGATACGTGATCCAAAGTTCGCCTACGCCCCGGGGGCTTCCTTTTCCTCCTGAACGCCGTGAGCAATGTTTGGCCGTGGGTGGAATCGTCCACCGGCAGGCGCGCCGGCCGGGTCCGATTGTTCGGGTTTTACCGGATCGCCCCCCCGTGCGGCGGCCCGACTCACCGATTCAGGCCAGCGGATTGGGCACCAACGCCGCATCGTACTCGTGCACGATCGATCGGCGGAGGCGGGGATCCTCCAAGCTGACACGAAATCCGTCCCCATACCGGAGGGAGCCCCCACGGGTCGGCACCGTTCCCGAAAATACCAAGACGGCCCCCCGCTCCGGCAGGCGCCCGGCGAGTCGATCGAGCCAGTAGGTTGGCGAGAGGAGCTCGTTGAGTGGGGCGTCCTGGTAGGCATACCACGTTCCCTGCTCTCGCACCCATGCGCGCAGGATGAGTTCGTCGACGTGCCCGGCGACCTCCCGATAATCCCAGGCTGTGCCGGCCACGACGTTTGGGCAGATGCGCTTTGACAGTTCGATCGAGGTGGCTTCCACCTCGCGATCGGTGTGGTCGCTACCTACGGTGAGGGCGACGCGCTCCCTGGTCGCGACCAGCACGTACTCGACCTCGCCCGAGCTCTGGGGCGAGTAGATCTCGATCCGATCGCCCTGTGTCAGCATCGTCTGCGCGACGGTGAAGGTGATCGGCACGTCGGTGGGGGCAGGGATCCCCAGGGCGCGCATCTCGTTCACGTGCGCCTGGACGGCCGCCATGTCCCGTCCGGCCCATCCGCCGTTGATGATCGCGTAGACTTCCGGCGTCCACCGCCACGCCCCCCCCGCCGCGACCATCTCCAGCACGACCCGCATCATCCACCCCCCCTTTAACTCCCGAGCGGATCCCCCGGCGTCTTCCTCAAATTGGCGAGCGTCGCGCCGACGCCTCCCCGAGCCCGTCGACCCGCGCCCCGGTGCGTCCGACGGGGCCGTTGTACCGGGCCCGGCCTCATCCGGCGACCGCGACCGGGGAGGCGCCCCGCCCGAGGAGGCCGCGAACCGTAAACACCCCCACCGCCCCCACCCCGCCGCCGACGAGCAGCCCGATGGACAGCCCCCAGGCCCCAATGATCCCACCCATCATCAGCGCACCAAAAGGGGCGAGCCCGTTAAACACCATGGCATAGGCGCTCATGACGCGCCCCCGAAGCGCGGCCGGCGCCTCCAACTGCACCGTGCTGTTCGCGGTCGCGGTGAACATCACCATCCCCATTCCGCCGAAGAACAGCTCGACCCCGGCGAGATCCGGCCGGGCGACCTGGCTGAGGGCGATCAATGCGGCGCAGAGCAGGATCGCCCCCCAGAGCAGGTAGGACGAGCGAGGGCCGAACCCGCTCGTCCAAGCCACGGCGAGCGAACCGACCAGCGCCCCCAGCCCCTGGGCGGCCAGGAGGAACCCGAACCCGCTCGCGTCAAGGTGGAGCTGAGCGTGCGCCAGCACCGGGACGAACACGTTGAAGTTCATCGCGAACAAGCTGAGCGCGGCCAGCGTGACCAGAACCCGGAGGACGGTCGCCGAGCGCCGGATGAACTCCATTCCTTCGGTGATCCCCATCAGGAGGCCCACCGCCGGGGCCACGCGGATCGTGGGGACGACCCGCATCGCGCCGAGCGCGGCGATCACCGCGATGAAGCTCGCCGCGTTGGCGAGAAACGCCGCTCCCACCCCCCAAGCGGCGATCATCAGCCCGGCGAGTCCCGGGCCGATCAACCGCGCGCCGTTGAACACCGATGAGTTGAGGGCGATTGCGCCGGTGAGATCGTCGGTCCCGCCGACCATCTCCACGATGAACGATTGTCGGGCCGGCACGTCAAAGGCGTTCACCGTGCCGAGCAGCGCGGCCAGCAGCGCCACGTGCCAGTACCGGACGTGGCCGGTGACCGTCAGCAGCCCGAGCGTCAGCGCCAACAGCAGAAACAGGGACTGCGTGGCCATGATCAAGGTGCGTTTCGGCACACGGTCCACGAGCACCCCAGCGGGGAGCGACAGGAGCAACACGGGGAACCACTGGAGCGCGTTGATCACGCCGAGGAGGAACGGAGATCGTGTCAACGTTAGGACCAGCCACGCTTGCCCGACGGTCTGCATCCAGGTCCCGATCAGCGAGACCCCTTGCCCGGCGAAGAACAGCCGGAGGTTCCGGTGGCGCAGCGGGGACAGCACCGGAGAGCGGGGGCGCCCGCCCCGCGTCGCGGTCACCCGGGCCAGAGCCCCAGCCGTTGCGCTCCGGCCACCAGTGTACGGGTATAGGGATGCTGGGGGGCGGCGAACAGCTGCCGGGTGTCGGCCGATTCGACGACCTGCCCGGCCCGCATCACGTGAACCCGGTCGCAGGTTTGGGCCACGATCCCGAGATCGTGGGTGATCAGGAGCAGCGACATGCCGAGGTCGCGCTGCAGCCGGCCGAGGAGATCGAGGATCTGCGCCTGGACGGTGACATCCAAGGCCGCCGTCGGTTCGTCGGCGATGAGGAGTTCCGGGCCGGGGGCGATCGCGGCCGCGACCAGGACGCGCTGCCGCTGCCCCCCGGACAGCTCGTGCGGGTACCGCCGGAGCAGCCCGGGGTCCAACCCCACCCGGGTGAGGGCTTCCGCCGCCCGGTCGCGCGCCCCGCGGCGGCCGAGGTGGGCGACGATCCCCTCCATCACCTGGTCGCCGATGGACATCACCGGATCGAGCGCCGAGCCCGGCTCTTGGAAGATGATGGCAATCCGCCGTCCCCGATACCGCTGCATCTGTCGTTCCGAGAGCGGCACAAGGTCGACGCCATCGAGCACGATCGTCCCGGCGGTAATCTTCGCGGGCACCGGAAAGAGCTTCAGTATCGCGTAGGCCGTCATCGATTTGCCGGCGCCCGAGGCCCCGACCAGGGCCACGGCCCGCCCGGCCGGCACGTCCAGCGAGACGTCCTCGAGCACCGGCACGTCACCGGAGGGCTTGGGTATGACGACGGAGAGTCCCGCGATTCGGAGCTCTCCGTGCGACGCCGCGGTCATGAGGGGCTATGGGATCGGCGCGGGAGCCACTCTTCGAAGATGACGTAGAGGGTCGGGATCAGGAGCAGGGTTAGGCCCGTGGAGACGGTCAGCCCCCCGATCACCGCGCGCGCGAGCGGCATGTTGGTCTCGCTCCCCTCGCCGAGCCCGACGGCCATCGGGATCATCCCGAGAATCGTGGCGAGTGCGGTCATGAGGATCGGGCGGAGTCGGGTGCGGCCCGCCTTGAGCACAGCCTCCCGCAGCGCCAGGCCGCGATCCTGGAGCTTGTTCGCGTAATCGACGAGCAGGATACCGTTCGAGACGACGATGCCGACCATGGTGATCACACCCATGAAGGACATGATCGAGAGCGTCGTGTGGGTCAGCAGCAGCATCCAGATCACACCGATGATCCCCATCGGCACCGTGAACATAATGACGAAGGGATCGACCAGGGACTGGAACTGCGAGGCCATGATCATGTAGACGAGCATCAAGGCCAGCGCCATGGCGAGCCCGAGGCTGCCAAACGCGCTCTGCTGCTGTTCGGTCTGTCCGGCCATATGGTAGGTGAATCCCGCGGGAAATGGGAAGTGGTTCAGGCGGTCCACAACCTCCTGCGACACCGCCCCCAGCGGCCGGTCCACGACGTTCGCCGTGATGTCGATCACCCGCTGCTCGTTCTTCCGGTTGATCTGGAGGGGCTCACTGCCGAGCGAGATGTTGGCGACGTCCCGCAGCCGGATCGGTACGAGGGGGCCGGTGGACGGCGCGGAGCCGGGGCCCGGGTCGGCGATCGCGGCCAGCGGGACGTTCCCCAGATCTTCGGTGTGCGTCCGGTACTGGTTCATCAGCTGCACGACGATGTTGTACTCGTTGCCGGTGATCGGGTCGATGAACTGGCTGGCGGTGGCAACGTTTCCCGACATCGCCGTGTTGATCGCATTGGCGATGGACGTCGACGACAGCCCGAGCTGGGCTGCCTTTTCCTGGTCGACGTTGACCGTGAAATCGGGGTAGTCGCCCCGCGGAGTCACCTGCACGTCCGCCGTGCCGGGGATCCCCGTGACGATGCTCGCGATCTCCTGGGCGACCTGGGCACCGACCTGCTGGTCAAATCCCAACAGCTGGATGTCGACCGGCGCCGCGGACCCAAAGTTCACCACGCGGTTCTGCAGCCCCCCGGTCTGCACAAACATCTGCACGCCAGGAAACTTCCCCTGCAGCGCCTTGCGCATGGCGTTGGCGAGCTGATCGGTCGATTGGCGCCGCAGGGTCGGTGGCACCAGCCGCACCTCGACGTTGGCATTGTTCGGCCCCGCGTTGGATCCGAACCCGCCCGAGGACGGCACGCCGGAGTTCGTGTAGATCGTCACGATGTCTCGCGCCGGAATGACCTGACGCATGATCCCGGCAACCTGCTCGGCCAACCCCGACGTCACTTGCACCGCTGTGCCCTGCGGCGCCTCCAGGCTCACCTCGAACTGGCTCTCATCGGTCGCCGGGAAGAACTCTGTCCCGATCCCCCGGGCGGCCAAGAGAGAAAAAGCCAAGATCACGGCGATCCCGGCGAGCACCGGCCCCCGGTGGCGCAGCGTCCACCCCAGGGCCGCCTGGTACCCCTCGTCGAGCCGCTCCATCAGCCCCTCGCTCCAGCGGTTGAAGCGCGCCAGGGACCCTTTTGCCTCCGATGGCGCCCCGGACCCCGCCACGCGGAGCAGCCGGGTGCTCAGCACCGGGTCGATCGTCATCGACACCACGTAGGACGCGGCGAGGGCGAAGACGATGGTCAGCGCCATCGGCACGAACAGCCGCTCGGCGATGCCGCTCAGGAACACCACCGGGAAGAACACCGCGATCGTGGTGGCCGTGGAGGCCAGGACCGGCAGCCCCACCTCCTCCGTCGCGGTGATCACCGCCTGCAGGACCGTGCGGCCGGGGACGAGGAGATGGCGCATGATGTTCTCGCGCACGACGATCGCGTCATCGACCAACCGCCCCATGGCCAGCGTCAGCCCGCCGAGGGTGAAGACGTTCAGCGTCTGGCCCGAGAAATAGAGCAGCAGCAGCGCGCTGGCCACGGAGAGCGGGATCCCCAGCCCGACGATGAACAGGCTCCAGAAGCTCCGTAGGAAGACCAGCACGACGAGAAACGTCAAGCCCGCGCCGATCACCGCCTCGTGCCCGAGGGTGGTGATCGCCGCACGGATGTAGCGCGACTGATCGAAGCCGACGTCCAGGGTCACCCCGGGCGGCAGCGCGGTCAGGTGCGGGAGCGCCGCGCGCAGGGCGTTGACGGTCTGGATGGTGTTGGCGTCCGGCTGCCGGCTGACGAACATCAGCACGCCGGGCTTGCCGTCGACGTGCACGATCTGGGTCTGGTCGGCCGCTGCGTCCGCAACCTGCGCCACGTCCCGGATGTGCACCGGCACCCCTTGGTGCGTGGCGACGACGACGTTCTGGATCGCGGGAACGTTCTGCAGCAGCGTGGGGACGTTCAACTGATAGTCGATCCGGGTGTTCCGGAGGCTCCCGGACGGGATCAGCGCGTTGTACCGGGTGAGCGCATCCTGGACGTTCTGCAGCGTCAGCCCCGTGGCGACCAACTTGTGGGGGTCCACGCTAACGTTGAACTGGCGGACCAGGCCGCCGTTAACGAACGCCTGGGACACCCCGGGGAGGCGCTCCAGCTGCGGCTCGATGGTGTTGAAGGCAAGGTCGTACAACTGCCGGGCGTCGAGCCCCCCGCCCCTCACGACCACCTGCGCCACGGGAATATTCGATACGTCAAACTTCAAGACGAAAGGCTGGCTGACCCCGGTCGGCAGCGACCGCATCACCCGCTGGACGTTCTGGATGATCTCGACCTCGGACGTATTCAGGTCGGTTCCCCAGTTGAACCACACCTGGACATTGCTGGAGCCCTGGCGGGTGGTGGAGAGGATCTGCTGCACGCCGGCCACCCGGGTGACGGCCTGCTCGATCGGATAGGTGACCGTGCGCTCGACCGCCTCCGGACTCGCGCCGTTGTAGTTCGTGATCACCGAGATCACGGGGATGGTGATCTTGGGGAAGAGGTCGGTCGGCAGACGGGAGAGCGCAATCTGGCTGAGCACCACGACGGCGATGCATGCCATCAGGATGAAGATCGGGTTGCGGGTCGCCCCGCGCGTGAGAAACATCGAGGCCCGCTACAGCCCCCCCACCGGGACCGCCCTGACCCGCTGGCCCTCGCGCACCAGATCGGCCCCTCGGGCGATCACCTGATCGCCATCATCGAGCCCGGCGGTGACCTCAACGACATCCCCGGTTGCCCGGCCCACCACGACCTGACGCTTCGTCACCGCCCCATCCTTGACCACCCAGACGAAGTGCTGGTCGCCCACGGTGATCAGCGCGCCGAGCGGCACCACGAGGACGTTCTTGTCCGCGCCGGCGGACAGCTGGGCCGTGGCATACATCCCGGGCCGGAGCAGATGCCCGGGGTTCGCGATGTCGATTTCCACCTGAACGGTCCGAGTCGCTTGATCCGCCCCGCCGGCGATCCGGCTCACCACTCCCCGAAATGTCTGCGCGGGGTAGGCGTCGACAACCACCTGGACCGCCGCGCCCTTGTGGACGGCGGCGATTTGTACCTCGGTCACGTTCACGGCCACGTCAATCTGATCCAGGTCGGCGATCGTCAGGATCGGGGTCGAGGTTCCCGGGGTGACGTACGCGCCCGGGTCCAGGCTCCGGCTGACGACGATCCCGTCGAAGGGAGCCATGATCGTGGCCTCCGCCGCGCCCAAGCGTGCGTTCTCCAGCGCGGCCGTTTGGCTTGCCGCCTGCGACTGCTGGGTCCGCACCTGGGTCACCGCGGACGCCTCCTGCTGAACGGCGGCCGCGGCCTGAGCCTCCGCCTGAGCAATCTGGGCCTCGGCAACCTTCACCTGCGCCTGGGCGGCTTCCAGGCTTGCCTGACCGGTCTCGACCTGAGCGGTGGCATCATCGAGGCTTTGTTGCGCGGCGGCGCCTTGCTTGACGAGATCCGCCGTACGCCGCTGGGTCACTTCGGCGTCGACGAGCGTGGCGTGGGCCTTCACGACACCGGCTTTGGCGTTCGCCAACTGCGCCTGCGCGTTCTGCTGCCCGGCGATGGCATTCAGCACCTGCGCGTGAGCCGCCGCCACCCCCACCCTCGCCGTCTGGACGCCATTCTCAGCGGCCAGCGCGGTAGCCTGGGCCTGGGCAGCCTGGGCGTCGAGTTGCGCGTGGTCGACCACCGCCACCACCTGCCCGGCCCGCACGGGGTCGCCGGGGCGGGCCGCCACGGACAACAGGTAGCCCGCGGTCTTGGTGTAGATGACCGCCGTTTTGAGCGAGGCGATGTTGGCGGTCAACTGCAGGGTGACCGGGATCGTCATCCGCTTCGGGTGGGCGACCCCCACCAGCGGGGGGGGCGGGGTGCGCCCTTTGACGGACGCCGCAGGCGGGGGATCGGCGCTCGCCGGCCGGTTGGTGGGCGCGGGGACCGTCCCGCGGCCGATCAGCAATCCCACGCCCAAGGCGGCCACCACGATGGGGATCCAGACCCACGACCGCCGCATCAAGATCCTCCCCCGAGCCCCGCGGCGATCCCGGAGCATCCGGCGGGAGCGCCGAGCCGGCGCAGCTCTCGCACCTGTCGCGCGAGCTGCCGCTGCAGCCGCCCCAACTGCTGCACTTTTCCCCGAACCGATTGCAGCTGGTCCTCCGTCACTCGCAGCGCGCTCTCCAGGGCCTTGTTGCGTCTCGCCGGATCGGCGTCTGTTTGGGCCGCCGACAGGTACCGCTCACGCGCCTCGTCGGCGTCGAGGATCCGCTTGATCTCGCTCAGGGACAGCCCGAGGAGTTGTTTCAGGTTCTTGATCCGCCCGATCCGCTCGAGATCCGCCGTGCTGTACAGCCGCTGCCCACCCGTCAACCGTTCGGTGGGCACGAGGATGCCGATCTCGTCGTAGTAATGTAACGTCCGCTGGGTGAGCCCCGTTCGCTGGCAGACCTCCCCAATCTGATAGAACGTTGTCATGCCGTGCCCTCGCCCTCCCATGTTA of the bacterium genome contains:
- a CDS encoding MerR family transcriptional regulator, whose protein sequence is MTTFYQIGEVCQRTGLTQRTLHYYDEIGILVPTERLTGGQRLYSTADLERIGRIKNLKQLLGLSLSEIKRILDADEARERYLSAAQTDADPARRNKALESALRVTEDQLQSVRGKVQQLGRLQRQLARQVRELRRLGAPAGCSGIAAGLGGGS